In the Leptolyngbya sp. SIO1E4 genome, one interval contains:
- a CDS encoding UPF0175 family protein: MQLPIPESIVQSIRLPENRIESELLKELAVALYGQDLLSFGKARELANLDHRQFSQLLGDRGLLRHYSETELAEDLDYARHQ; the protein is encoded by the coding sequence ATGCAACTGCCCATTCCTGAATCCATCGTTCAATCCATCCGCTTACCTGAAAACCGCATTGAATCCGAGCTATTGAAGGAACTTGCGGTGGCGCTCTATGGGCAAGATCTACTTTCTTTCGGCAAAGCGCGTGAACTTGCCAACCTGGATCATCGCCAGTTTAGCCAGCTATTAGGCGATCGCGGCTTACTGCGGCACTACTCAGAAACCGAACTGGCTGAAGATCTAGACTATGCCCGTCATCAGTAA
- a CDS encoding UvrD-helicase domain-containing protein: MGLTEQQSQAAYTSSSVAVTAGAGTGKTHMLSERYLYFLTEHDGKPKPSYSPLQMVAVTFTEKAATELRSRIRQTIAQQMNDRFDLLAELEAAQISTFHALAARICREHPDPANVPPDFTVQDEIDSPIWLAETFAVALEQLPGHLYETIPFSVMRDVLLALLADPLTAKEALECDRTAWLPTLEKMRKQALDNLLTNEDWHTGQAILNTHAAPGDKLDIYRLEALEAIATLEQGRDLADALEVLSDLKINVGSQKSWGGKELLTEVKEAIRALRDLARDAIKAGLITLIPNEFDDETEAMLPTIREAFGLTWNYLQQAKYEQRFLDFNDLEIYALQALDDPAVQDYYAQRWQVFLIDEFQDTNPIQGQLLEKLTANATLTIVGDVKQSIYGFRRADVRVFQDWQARIHIDDKPVELSLSFRTHRSLIGQINQVFAPVLADLHQPLEAHRDELLEPTPEIQLYTVTVDEEHKDDKTIDTNTESCRRMEAQKIAALVEEMLNAPIQVHDKPSGKLRNIRPGDIAILSRTWGPLELYGNAITARDIPILQAGGGNLLETREPKDAWAMLRWLADPTDSLALAAVLRSPFFAISDRILYTFAQSLPEKTSWWKHLQTAEDPMLVRAYAVFNELLVARRTEAPTRLLQLSDRLTGYTAVIANLPGADRRMADWTGFVELVRSLEGSSFDVLAVVRRLKQIQAGEVKIPRPALAGGDAVSLMTIHASKGLEWPVVIVPDLSRSLSVDSSVVRFDPELGVALKLEDEAGDRQKSALFTLLEQHKKADDREESKRVLYVALTRARDRLILTSASPNGGSLDLLQPGLEGLIEPNGVAFIPELAKPVPPVSPPLPPRPTQILAHAAGAGFSELPVTALSEYALCPKRFEFRYVQGHPGYREGDGSGEGAMAIGKLAHKALEHQIRNFDELKKYASDLTDEQMQDALDCAESFHHAPDFADYREGALQWELPVSLMLGGITFNGFVDLVGKDFVLDFKTDRTLQPEHHQFQLWAYSQATAKPNAHIAYLRHDRLHTFTPSQLSRLAASASTLVSGLVKGDFTPTPSEASCRICPYTEVCDHHWH, encoded by the coding sequence ATGGGACTGACTGAACAACAATCGCAAGCGGCCTACACTTCCAGCAGCGTTGCCGTCACTGCTGGGGCAGGCACAGGCAAAACCCACATGCTTTCAGAGCGGTATCTCTACTTTTTGACTGAGCACGACGGGAAACCCAAGCCCAGCTACTCGCCGCTGCAAATGGTTGCCGTGACGTTTACAGAGAAGGCTGCGACCGAGTTGCGATCGCGAATTCGCCAAACCATTGCCCAGCAGATGAACGACCGTTTCGACCTGCTCGCCGAACTCGAAGCGGCTCAAATCAGCACCTTCCACGCGCTGGCTGCCCGTATCTGCCGTGAGCATCCCGATCCGGCCAATGTGCCACCTGACTTTACCGTTCAGGATGAAATTGACAGTCCCATCTGGCTAGCCGAAACCTTTGCCGTGGCATTGGAGCAACTGCCCGGTCATCTCTATGAGACGATTCCGTTTTCGGTGATGCGGGATGTGTTGCTGGCGTTGCTGGCCGATCCGCTGACGGCGAAGGAGGCTTTGGAATGCGATCGCACTGCCTGGCTGCCAACGCTGGAAAAGATGCGTAAGCAAGCTCTGGATAATCTATTGACAAATGAGGACTGGCATACCGGACAAGCAATTTTGAATACCCATGCCGCTCCTGGGGACAAGCTGGATATCTATCGGTTAGAGGCGTTGGAGGCGATCGCCACGCTCGAACAAGGTCGTGATTTAGCTGACGCTTTAGAGGTTTTATCGGATCTCAAAATCAACGTGGGCAGTCAAAAGAGTTGGGGCGGCAAAGAGCTTTTGACGGAAGTGAAAGAGGCCATCAGGGCGCTTCGAGACTTGGCAAGAGACGCTATCAAAGCCGGACTCATCACCCTCATCCCCAACGAGTTCGACGACGAAACTGAAGCCATGCTTCCCACCATCCGCGAGGCGTTTGGTTTGACTTGGAACTATTTGCAACAGGCGAAATACGAACAGCGCTTTCTCGACTTTAATGACCTGGAAATCTACGCCTTACAAGCCTTAGACGATCCAGCCGTGCAGGACTACTACGCTCAGCGCTGGCAGGTCTTTTTGATTGATGAATTTCAAGATACTAACCCCATTCAAGGACAACTGCTGGAAAAGCTGACGGCTAACGCCACCCTCACCATCGTGGGTGATGTGAAGCAGTCGATTTATGGCTTCCGGCGAGCGGATGTGCGGGTGTTCCAAGACTGGCAAGCCCGTATCCATATTGATGACAAGCCGGTGGAACTCAGTCTCAGCTTCCGCACGCACCGATCGCTCATCGGCCAAATCAACCAGGTCTTCGCTCCCGTTCTGGCTGATTTACACCAACCCCTGGAAGCCCACCGCGATGAATTGCTGGAGCCAACGCCCGAAATTCAGCTCTACACGGTCACGGTCGACGAGGAACACAAAGACGACAAAACCATCGACACCAATACCGAATCCTGTCGGCGGATGGAAGCGCAGAAGATCGCAGCACTGGTGGAAGAGATGCTGAACGCACCGATTCAGGTGCATGACAAGCCCAGCGGTAAACTGCGTAATATTCGTCCCGGTGACATTGCGATCCTGTCGCGTACCTGGGGACCACTGGAGCTGTATGGCAACGCGATCACTGCCCGCGACATTCCCATCCTGCAGGCCGGTGGTGGCAACCTGCTGGAAACCCGTGAGCCCAAAGACGCCTGGGCCATGCTGCGCTGGTTGGCCGACCCCACTGATAGCCTGGCGCTGGCAGCGGTGCTACGGAGTCCCTTCTTTGCGATCAGCGATCGCATCCTTTACACCTTTGCTCAGTCGCTTCCTGAAAAGACCAGTTGGTGGAAGCACCTGCAAACGGCTGAAGATCCCATGCTGGTTCGGGCCTACGCCGTTTTCAATGAACTGCTGGTAGCGCGTCGTACGGAAGCACCGACTCGGTTACTGCAATTGAGCGATCGCCTTACAGGCTACACTGCCGTGATTGCCAATCTTCCCGGTGCGGATCGGCGGATGGCGGACTGGACAGGCTTTGTGGAGTTGGTGCGATCACTGGAGGGTAGTAGCTTTGACGTGCTGGCGGTGGTTCGGCGACTGAAACAGATTCAAGCGGGCGAGGTGAAGATTCCGCGTCCGGCGCTGGCGGGGGGCGATGCGGTGAGCCTCATGACGATTCATGCGTCGAAGGGACTGGAATGGCCGGTAGTGATTGTGCCAGATTTATCTCGTTCCCTGTCCGTCGATAGCTCGGTAGTTCGCTTCGATCCAGAGTTGGGGGTGGCTCTCAAGCTGGAAGATGAGGCGGGCGATCGCCAAAAGTCAGCTCTTTTCACGTTGTTAGAGCAGCACAAAAAAGCGGACGATCGCGAAGAATCCAAGCGGGTGCTGTATGTGGCGCTGACGCGGGCGCGAGATCGCCTTATTCTCACTTCGGCATCCCCCAATGGCGGCAGCCTCGACCTGCTGCAACCGGGGCTCGAAGGCTTGATTGAGCCGAACGGCGTGGCGTTCATTCCAGAGTTGGCAAAACCCGTGCCGCCCGTCTCGCCGCCGTTGCCGCCACGACCAACCCAAATTCTCGCCCACGCTGCTGGAGCGGGATTTTCAGAACTGCCGGTAACGGCGTTGAGTGAGTACGCGCTGTGTCCTAAGCGGTTTGAGTTTCGCTATGTGCAAGGGCATCCGGGATATCGAGAGGGCGATGGCTCGGGGGAAGGGGCGATGGCAATCGGGAAGCTGGCCCACAAAGCCCTGGAGCACCAAATCCGCAATTTTGATGAGCTAAAAAAATACGCTTCTGACCTGACCGATGAACAGATGCAAGATGCCCTGGACTGTGCCGAAAGCTTCCATCACGCGCCTGACTTTGCCGACTATCGCGAAGGGGCCTTGCAGTGGGAGCTGCCCGTTTCGCTAATGCTGGGCGGCATCACGTTTAACGGCTTTGTGGATCTGGTGGGTAAGGATTTTGTGCTGGATTTCAAAACCGATCGCACCCTCCAACCGGAACATCATCAGTTTCAGCTCTGGGCCTACAGCCAAGCCACTGCTAAACCCAACGCCCACATCGCCTACCTGCGCCACGATCGCCTCCATACGTTCACCCCTAGCCAGTTGAGCAGGTTGGCAGCCTCAGCATCAACACTGGTCAGCGGACTGGTGAAAGGCGACTTCACCCCCACCCCGTCTGAAGCGAGTTGCAGGATTTGTCCTTATACGGAAGTGTGCGATCATCATTGGCATTGA
- a CDS encoding ATP-binding protein, which produces MNKIGQVLSCTPESVIVTIDSLKIFEEHKEALQIGRYIKMAQGNNDFTIATVRSIRGVILPGKEDESMWQFQIDCQAVGTLVDDEKFERSSILLPVPTELAYIADRDTLDKIFSQDNSFQFPLGCLSLNQTIPFRVDGDCFFSKHIAIVGSTGSGKSCTVARVLHDIVGIDKKTNRNLNKQNNSHIVIFDIHDEYTSAFQLSEDQLFNLNRLDVDTLSLPYWLMNSEELESIFIESNEQNSHNQISQFKQAVILNKEKHNPEIEEVTYDMPVYFSMVEVYYYISNMNREVIGRLVNEEKPKLADGTLVDSRQNYYFEKIYDFVSTSTAKDSKASSGPFNGEFNRFISRLETKLSDRRLRFLLKSVKTDGQPFKTADFEEIVKQFLGYLDKSNVTIVDLSGIPFEVLSITVSLVSRLIFDFCFHYSKLRHNEGGLNDIPVMIVCEEAHNYIPQRETAAYRSSRRSLERVAKEGRKYGLSLMVVSQRPSEVSETIFAQCNNFISLRLTNSNDQNYVKRLFPDNSNGITDILPNLAPGECIVVGDAVLLPAVIKMPLPDPEPNSRSICVHQEWEKPWRDVTFADVINRWRKEDCKDSS; this is translated from the coding sequence ATGAATAAAATTGGTCAAGTATTGTCATGTACACCAGAGTCAGTCATCGTAACCATTGACAGTCTTAAGATATTTGAAGAGCATAAGGAGGCTCTTCAAATCGGAAGGTATATAAAGATGGCTCAGGGAAATAATGATTTCACCATCGCTACAGTACGTAGTATACGCGGAGTGATACTGCCAGGGAAAGAAGATGAAAGTATGTGGCAGTTTCAAATAGACTGCCAAGCAGTTGGAACACTAGTTGATGACGAAAAATTCGAGCGCTCAAGTATACTTTTACCAGTTCCGACAGAGCTAGCATACATTGCAGATAGGGATACTCTAGATAAGATATTTTCGCAAGACAATAGTTTTCAATTCCCCCTTGGTTGTCTATCTCTAAATCAAACGATCCCTTTTAGAGTAGATGGGGATTGTTTTTTCAGTAAGCATATTGCTATTGTTGGATCTACTGGGTCTGGAAAATCTTGTACTGTCGCTAGAGTCTTGCATGATATAGTTGGCATTGACAAGAAAACAAATCGAAATCTTAACAAACAAAATAATTCACATATTGTGATTTTCGATATTCATGATGAATACACTTCAGCATTTCAGCTTTCTGAAGATCAATTATTCAATTTGAATCGGTTGGATGTTGATACTCTCAGCCTTCCATACTGGCTTATGAATTCTGAGGAACTTGAGAGTATCTTCATTGAAAGTAATGAACAAAACTCTCATAACCAAATCAGTCAATTTAAGCAAGCTGTTATCCTCAACAAAGAAAAGCATAATCCAGAAATAGAGGAAGTTACATATGATATGCCTGTCTATTTTTCCATGGTGGAGGTCTATTACTATATAAGCAATATGAATCGAGAGGTTATAGGTCGCTTGGTAAATGAAGAAAAGCCAAAACTTGCTGATGGCACACTAGTAGACTCTCGACAAAACTACTATTTTGAAAAAATATATGACTTTGTCTCTACTTCGACGGCTAAAGACTCCAAGGCAAGTTCTGGCCCTTTCAACGGGGAGTTTAATCGATTCATCTCTCGCTTAGAAACTAAACTTTCAGACAGACGTCTCCGTTTCTTGCTAAAGTCCGTAAAAACTGATGGTCAGCCTTTTAAGACTGCTGATTTCGAAGAGATTGTAAAGCAATTTTTAGGATACTTAGACAAATCAAATGTGACCATTGTTGATTTAAGCGGAATCCCGTTTGAAGTCCTAAGTATTACAGTGAGTCTTGTATCGCGTTTGATTTTTGATTTTTGCTTTCATTATTCTAAACTACGCCATAACGAAGGAGGACTCAATGATATTCCTGTCATGATTGTTTGTGAAGAAGCACATAATTACATTCCTCAAAGAGAAACAGCAGCATACCGTTCATCTCGAAGATCGCTAGAAAGGGTGGCAAAAGAGGGCAGGAAATATGGATTAAGTCTCATGGTTGTGAGTCAAAGGCCATCAGAAGTATCTGAGACGATTTTTGCTCAATGCAATAATTTTATTTCACTTAGGTTGACTAATAGTAATGATCAGAATTATGTGAAGCGCTTATTTCCTGATAACTCTAATGGTATTACCGATATTCTTCCTAATCTTGCTCCTGGTGAATGTATCGTTGTCGGAGATGCTGTTTTGCTTCCAGCAGTCATAAAGATGCCATTACCAGACCCGGAACCAAACTCACGTAGTATTTGTGTACATCAAGAGTGGGAAAAGCCTTGGAGAGATGTCACATTTGCGGATGTAATCAATCGATGGAGGAAGGAGGATTGTAAAGATTCTTCTTGA
- a CDS encoding PD-(D/E)XK nuclease family protein: MTKKSAVSPLWRISGETWSWSDRTFHPEHHQFQLWAYSQATAKPNAHIAYLRHDLLYTFTSTQLSELESSASKLINGLMKSDFIPNPSETNCGICPYAEVCDHH; the protein is encoded by the coding sequence GTGACGAAGAAATCGGCGGTAAGCCCATTATGGAGGATATCTGGCGAAACCTGGTCTTGGAGCGATCGCACCTTCCACCCCGAGCATCACCAGTTCCAGCTCTGGGCCTACAGCCAAGCGACTGCAAAACCCAACGCCCACATCGCCTACCTGCGACACGATCTACTCTATACCTTCACCTCTACCCAGTTGAGCGAGTTGGAATCCTCAGCCTCAAAACTGATCAACGGACTGATGAAAAGCGACTTTATCCCAAACCCTTCCGAGACAAATTGCGGGATTTGTCCTTATGCGGAAGTGTGCGATCATCATTGA
- a CDS encoding DUF3368 domain-containing protein encodes MPVISNTSPLLNLAIVDHLFLLPQLFGQIIIPEAVLAELKINDDLPGSRALKTAADEGWLVVKAVKNQALVNLLRRELHQGESEAIALAVELSADKVLLDEKEARQVARALSLSITGIVGILLRGWQEGSIPSLRNVFDRLQQDANFWLSPALRTQILWVSGELEADSED; translated from the coding sequence ATGCCCGTCATCAGTAACACCTCACCGCTGCTCAACCTGGCAATTGTCGATCATCTATTTTTACTACCCCAGCTGTTTGGACAAATTATCATTCCCGAAGCTGTTTTGGCAGAACTCAAAATCAACGATGATTTGCCCGGTTCCCGTGCCCTAAAAACTGCAGCTGACGAAGGGTGGCTTGTGGTCAAAGCCGTGAAAAATCAAGCCCTCGTGAATCTCCTCCGACGGGAACTGCATCAAGGCGAATCCGAAGCGATCGCCCTTGCCGTGGAACTCTCTGCAGATAAAGTTTTGTTAGACGAAAAGGAAGCTCGACAAGTGGCAAGAGCCCTGAGTTTAAGCATTACAGGCATTGTGGGAATTTTGCTACGAGGTTGGCAAGAGGGCTCAATTCCATCCTTGAGAAACGTATTCGATCGCTTACAGCAAGACGCTAATTTCTGGCTCTCGCCTGCCTTGCGAACCCAAATCTTGTGGGTCAGTGGCGAGCTTGAAGCTGACTCTGAAGATTAA
- a CDS encoding TerB N-terminal domain-containing protein, whose amino-acid sequence MLDWLKRLFQGTGNPSSGSRQSQKPRQSEVKAPQPKTPPAHKKTLARESSVNASQSLSRNSSVSAKPPTDACPQTDLIRTSSSPKQPKTPSRSIAPVTPKSKTRVPPPPPTPTALWVPPGKSVKVKDYEIPGGMVYVGTRLPTEGSHSRVDPCLINPQLRVAASRPDYEGQGMGYWPSYSDIPPDCRAAYLEWLSGERRDPNAYIGYVFLFFYGLERRVLRDFQTLKIDISEELAQITAEVERLLENYGSNGSFSGYGSRFLEICRLLQNSGNWAGVEPPLTRTGWDMPLSLKVILGRMITEGQPIPADWMLSWYLHSEQTRLRTPATRCAEEFRKLLRSRYQQRYGEGMVIKPNKRKLKLEYRPASSGFSGVTLTHLQGSIGDLPDVSGLSAPLNKLQTLIDDCTDALDPYSRWLGRNGEQPDPKAALALLPPELIDDLEDPQVRQLEQWLTKTLSNNEQVVVPSQQLLEQWSASAAGKLTKKESTTLAKALENLGYGIEPDVRFGGKPLKNDHSIVLFKLHDEIVAAPSKDYTAAMLLLHLAATVANSDAVFDAAEQQVLEAHLESALHLSTTERKRLRAHLTWLLQAKLSLKGLKTKLNQMTTDERAGIADFLISVAGADGYINPQEIKMLTKIYPLLGFEADEVYSHIHTFSTASSMAPATAPVTVRPAAQTSSGFTIPPPPEAEDESPEKSISQDDSGFNLDLTAIQHKQAESAKVADLLGNLFEEDEPEALEPAPVVESEAAIAGLDSLHSQLLLAIAQQTTWQREALEAQADELGLMLDGALEVINEVAFDACDDPLTDGYDPIAIDTDVLEQLMS is encoded by the coding sequence ATGCTGGATTGGCTGAAGCGGTTATTTCAAGGAACAGGCAATCCGTCTTCCGGTTCTCGCCAGTCTCAGAAGCCCCGTCAATCCGAGGTCAAAGCGCCACAGCCCAAAACGCCTCCTGCTCATAAAAAGACTCTGGCTAGAGAAAGCTCCGTAAATGCTTCACAATCGCTCTCCAGGAATTCTTCGGTCAGCGCCAAGCCTCCTACCGATGCCTGTCCACAGACCGATCTCATTCGCACATCTTCCTCACCCAAACAGCCTAAAACACCTTCCCGCTCTATTGCGCCCGTCACCCCAAAATCTAAAACTCGGGTTCCTCCCCCGCCCCCTACACCAACTGCTCTCTGGGTCCCTCCAGGCAAAAGCGTCAAAGTTAAAGACTACGAGATTCCTGGCGGGATGGTTTATGTCGGTACCCGTTTACCCACAGAGGGCTCCCATTCACGGGTCGATCCGTGTTTAATCAACCCTCAACTTCGGGTTGCCGCCTCTAGACCGGACTATGAGGGCCAGGGGATGGGCTACTGGCCTTCGTACAGCGATATCCCCCCTGACTGTCGGGCTGCTTATCTGGAATGGCTATCAGGCGAACGCCGTGATCCAAACGCTTACATCGGGTATGTATTTCTCTTCTTTTACGGCCTGGAACGGCGGGTGCTCAGGGATTTTCAGACACTAAAAATTGATATCTCTGAAGAACTTGCTCAAATTACCGCTGAAGTCGAGAGGTTGTTAGAAAATTATGGAAGTAACGGCTCCTTTAGCGGCTACGGCTCCAGATTTTTAGAGATCTGCCGATTACTGCAAAATTCCGGCAATTGGGCAGGCGTGGAGCCGCCTCTAACCCGAACCGGTTGGGACATGCCCCTCAGCCTGAAGGTAATACTGGGGCGAATGATTACCGAGGGCCAACCGATTCCAGCCGATTGGATGTTGTCTTGGTATCTCCATTCTGAACAGACCCGATTGAGAACACCCGCCACTCGATGTGCCGAAGAGTTTCGCAAACTGCTGCGATCGCGGTATCAACAGCGCTATGGCGAAGGCATGGTGATCAAGCCCAACAAACGGAAGTTGAAACTTGAGTATCGTCCTGCTAGCTCTGGATTCTCGGGCGTAACCCTCACTCATTTGCAGGGGAGCATCGGTGACCTGCCGGATGTTTCGGGTCTTTCCGCTCCCCTGAATAAACTACAAACCCTGATCGACGATTGCACCGATGCCCTTGACCCTTACAGTCGCTGGCTTGGGCGCAATGGCGAGCAGCCTGATCCCAAAGCAGCACTGGCCCTACTGCCACCTGAATTGATAGACGATTTAGAAGACCCGCAGGTTCGACAACTGGAACAGTGGCTGACTAAAACCCTGAGTAACAACGAGCAGGTCGTTGTACCCAGCCAGCAGCTTCTAGAACAGTGGTCTGCCTCCGCCGCTGGGAAACTGACCAAGAAAGAATCCACCACCTTAGCCAAAGCACTTGAAAATTTGGGCTATGGCATCGAACCGGATGTCAGATTTGGGGGTAAACCGCTGAAGAATGATCACTCCATTGTGCTCTTCAAATTGCATGACGAGATCGTGGCCGCCCCATCGAAGGACTATACCGCCGCGATGCTATTGCTTCACCTCGCGGCTACTGTAGCAAATTCTGATGCCGTCTTTGATGCTGCCGAACAGCAGGTTTTAGAAGCCCATTTGGAATCGGCCTTACACCTATCAACCACTGAACGGAAACGGTTGAGGGCTCATTTGACCTGGTTGCTGCAAGCAAAACTCAGTTTGAAAGGGTTGAAGACCAAGCTCAATCAAATGACTACGGATGAAAGAGCGGGGATCGCTGATTTCCTGATTAGTGTGGCTGGGGCCGATGGGTATATTAATCCCCAAGAAATCAAGATGTTGACCAAGATCTATCCGCTGCTGGGTTTTGAGGCCGATGAGGTTTACAGCCACATCCATACATTCAGTACAGCATCTTCAATGGCACCCGCCACAGCCCCAGTAACAGTGAGACCGGCTGCTCAAACTTCCAGTGGCTTTACCATTCCACCTCCACCTGAAGCTGAAGATGAGAGTCCAGAAAAAAGTATTTCTCAAGATGACTCAGGCTTCAATTTGGATTTAACTGCAATCCAACATAAGCAGGCAGAATCCGCAAAAGTCGCTGATTTATTGGGAAACCTCTTTGAAGAGGATGAACCTGAAGCACTGGAGCCTGCACCCGTTGTTGAATCTGAAGCTGCCATAGCAGGATTAGATTCGTTGCACTCTCAATTACTGCTCGCGATCGCCCAACAGACCACCTGGCAGCGTGAGGCACTGGAAGCCCAAGCCGATGAATTGGGACTTATGCTGGATGGGGCTTTAGAGGTAATCAATGAAGTGGCTTTTGATGCTTGCGATGATCCTTTGACTGACGGATATGATCCGATCGCGATCGACACTGACGTTCTAGAGCAACTAATGTCATGA